Proteins found in one Leptospira terpstrae serovar Hualin str. LT 11-33 = ATCC 700639 genomic segment:
- a CDS encoding PAS domain S-box protein — protein MKKNQSEKKVPPNAIKNKQELILRQMETLAKIGHWDVDFVNQTLHWSEGVFHILELDPSSMPINLETGFLFVHPDDRERAIEHMKEVLETGIDYDLECRLITTSGKIKSIRSLADVIRNEKNEPLQIVGIFQDITEQREAYETLKQQELRLSTILQSEPECVKVVSPDGILVEMNPAGLQMIEADSPEEAVGQKVENLVNPLDLKYYQSIHNRALQGIKSSTRFRIIGLKGTERWMESTAVPLTNQSGEIMSVLSVTRDISDKVKSEEKLIRIKRNQEALINGTSDLIWSLDSKFRLIAANKAFSDVMSFLLGTAAKEGDSVLIMSQGEAFYEKWKGYYERGLSGESFKTYERFISPITQLEEHREVFFNPIRNAENQITGLACFSKDITDLMAKRMELVASEKRYRALVENGVDVIAILSTEGKAKYVSPSITKVLGYSELDAMHMNLFDFLHPDDVPKIIKRLEEVRSIPQGNSLPSHNFRIKHQNGSWRWVESTITNLIEDENIGGIVDNFHDVTERVFQITAIQTQNEKLKAIAWTQSHVVRNPLAKIMGIVDLIKTGALSHEEERQSLDHLIESAKELDSIIQDIVLKSQRVIVP, from the coding sequence GTGAAAAAGAATCAAAGTGAAAAAAAAGTTCCCCCTAATGCAATAAAAAACAAACAAGAACTGATTTTGCGACAGATGGAAACTTTGGCAAAGATTGGTCACTGGGATGTGGACTTTGTAAACCAAACTCTCCATTGGTCGGAAGGAGTGTTCCATATTTTAGAATTGGATCCTTCTTCCATGCCGATCAATTTAGAAACAGGTTTTCTTTTTGTCCATCCTGATGATCGCGAACGTGCCATTGAACATATGAAAGAAGTTCTCGAAACTGGAATTGACTACGATTTAGAATGTAGGCTCATCACCACTTCGGGAAAAATCAAATCCATTCGTTCTCTCGCTGATGTGATTCGAAATGAAAAAAACGAACCATTACAAATTGTAGGAATCTTTCAAGATATCACCGAACAAAGAGAAGCTTACGAAACTTTAAAACAACAAGAACTAAGATTAAGTACGATTCTACAATCAGAACCAGAATGTGTGAAAGTAGTTTCTCCAGATGGAATCCTAGTAGAGATGAATCCTGCTGGTCTACAAATGATAGAGGCAGACTCTCCAGAGGAAGCGGTTGGACAAAAGGTAGAAAACTTAGTGAACCCGTTGGATTTAAAATATTATCAATCAATTCATAATCGTGCACTGCAAGGAATTAAGTCGAGTACAAGGTTTCGTATCATAGGCCTGAAAGGTACTGAAAGATGGATGGAAAGTACAGCAGTTCCTTTGACCAATCAATCGGGAGAGATCATGTCCGTACTGAGTGTAACTCGTGATATTTCAGACAAAGTAAAATCAGAAGAAAAACTCATTCGTATCAAACGAAACCAAGAAGCACTCATCAATGGAACTTCTGATTTGATTTGGTCTTTAGATTCTAAGTTTCGTTTGATTGCCGCTAACAAAGCTTTTTCCGATGTGATGAGTTTTTTACTCGGAACCGCAGCTAAAGAAGGTGATTCGGTTCTTATCATGAGCCAAGGCGAAGCTTTCTATGAAAAATGGAAGGGGTATTATGAGAGGGGACTATCAGGAGAAAGTTTCAAAACATACGAAAGATTTATTAGCCCCATCACCCAGCTGGAAGAACACCGTGAGGTATTTTTTAATCCGATCAGAAATGCAGAAAATCAAATCACTGGCCTTGCTTGTTTTTCTAAAGATATCACTGATTTGATGGCAAAACGAATGGAACTTGTCGCAAGTGAAAAACGTTACCGAGCCCTTGTGGAAAATGGTGTCGATGTAATTGCCATACTTAGTACCGAAGGTAAAGCCAAGTATGTATCTCCTTCGATTACAAAAGTATTGGGATATTCCGAATTGGATGCAATGCATATGAACTTATTTGATTTTTTACATCCAGATGATGTTCCCAAAATTATCAAAAGATTGGAAGAGGTTCGTTCCATTCCTCAAGGGAATTCTTTGCCGAGTCATAATTTTAGAATCAAACACCAAAATGGTTCATGGAGGTGGGTGGAGTCTACCATTACCAATCTCATTGAAGACGAAAACATTGGTGGGATCGTTGATAACTTTCACGATGTGACAGAACGAGTTTTTCAAATTACAGCAATCCAGACCCAAAATGAAAAACTCAAAGCCATCGCTTGGACCCAGTCCCATGTGGTGCGGAATCCTTTGGCAAAAATCATGGGAATTGTGGATTTGATCAAAACGGGAGCACTTTCACATGAAGAAGAACGCCAAAGTTTGGACCATCTCATCGAATCGGCCAAAGAATTGGACAGTATCATTCAGGACATTGTACTAAAATCCCAACGAGTCATAGTTCCCTGA
- a CDS encoding ribbon-helix-helix protein, CopG family has product MLAIQKDVRTTFSCEKDLMNAVDQFAANNEMDRSKVIRLAIKKFLNVSPIEKRSAKK; this is encoded by the coding sequence ATGTTGGCGATACAAAAAGATGTAAGAACGACTTTTTCTTGTGAGAAAGATTTGATGAATGCTGTAGATCAATTTGCGGCAAATAATGAAATGGATCGATCAAAAGTAATTCGGTTAGCAATTAAGAAGTTTCTGAATGTTTCGCCGATTGAAAAACGATCGGCAAAGAAATAA
- a CDS encoding M15 family metallopeptidase produces MSLEVTQANNSIELVTSRLQSFWKDLKKAIPEAELFETKRSNERQTYLYSLGRTRSGEIVTYATAGNSPHNHGLAFDIRNVNFTNREKDIRELLSKNSDIAWGMDFWRIDTKTKKKVKFPDSAHFQIKGWRRFVPGLNGKIIFPIVAVIGISIYSLRGKRK; encoded by the coding sequence ATGAGTTTAGAAGTAACACAGGCTAACAATTCAATTGAACTAGTTACTTCTAGACTTCAATCATTTTGGAAGGATTTAAAGAAAGCTATTCCAGAGGCGGAATTGTTTGAAACCAAAAGATCAAACGAAAGACAAACCTATCTTTATTCTTTGGGGAGAACGAGATCCGGAGAGATCGTAACTTATGCAACAGCCGGAAATTCTCCACATAATCATGGTTTGGCTTTTGATATAAGGAATGTCAATTTTACAAACAGAGAAAAAGACATTAGAGAGTTACTGAGTAAAAACTCTGATATAGCCTGGGGAATGGATTTTTGGAGAATCGACACTAAAACAAAGAAGAAAGTAAAATTCCCAGATTCAGCTCATTTTCAAATCAAAGGTTGGAGAAGATTTGTTCCAGGACTCAATGGCAAGATTATCTTCCCTATCGTAGCAGTTATTGGAATTTCAATTTATAGTTTAAGAGGTAAGCGAAAATGA
- a CDS encoding GNAT family N-acetyltransferase, whose product MNQIFKIRLLETLDPNSQLCLDHLWEEIQNRYGFQAPNPMDFQDFLHPRGKFFIAEHNETNEVLGSAAYTKFNDSKCELDAVYVFPKFRKNNVAKSLLIELEKQAQIDHFSSMILRAGAPQPEALTLYKNFGFKEIPAFGKWASDPTAICFEKQIV is encoded by the coding sequence ATGAATCAAATTTTCAAAATTCGACTGCTCGAAACCCTAGATCCAAACTCACAACTTTGTTTGGATCATCTTTGGGAAGAGATCCAAAATCGATATGGATTCCAAGCGCCAAACCCAATGGATTTTCAAGATTTTTTGCATCCAAGAGGAAAGTTCTTCATCGCAGAACATAATGAAACAAATGAAGTTTTAGGATCAGCAGCCTATACAAAGTTCAACGATTCAAAGTGTGAATTGGATGCTGTTTACGTATTTCCCAAGTTTCGAAAAAATAATGTCGCCAAATCTTTGTTAATTGAATTAGAAAAACAAGCCCAAATCGACCATTTCTCATCCATGATCCTACGAGCGGGCGCACCACAACCAGAAGCTTTAACTTTATACAAAAACTTTGGATTCAAAGAAATTCCGGCGTTTGGTAAATGGGCATCAGATCCCACTGCCATATGTTTTGAGAAACAAATCGTCTGA